A stretch of the Acyrthosiphon pisum isolate AL4f chromosome A2, pea_aphid_22Mar2018_4r6ur, whole genome shotgun sequence genome encodes the following:
- the LOC100575331 gene encoding la-related protein Larp4B-like, whose amino-acid sequence MISALPTRAFGILVFATWAQRSVWCQYYGEQIGDGHGGHNEEHHEDHHVKPLYKYGYWVHDPKTKDVKSHWEHRDGDTVHGSYSFLQPDGHMRVVEYTADKHNGFNAHVKYMYEGHGGGNDGGSGDGGGFGGSGGGGFGGSGGGGGFGGGFDNHLEDASGKQSAPIGGGGIGVGGRPKQPLHKFYKKPRTEKHGGQPGQYKKPHQFDGRPKPVGGYKKQRLSPSAEQSAEHHLGGRPNSHFDQLPKFGAPGHHQTNSLGVGGGGSPERYHANQLGGSGSPERYHANQLGGGGSPERYQSSHLGGASPFGYLAEEQGTDHPVEHLSRKYSSTTSADTSAYLTGIQQLSSEHDPVVHRQTDVAPAASTERQHHSGSSEERQPQVPGSELEPPQPVQVNGPSEEPRDDGSAPLQYDDADNRSQERDDRDGRDGQDDRDDRDYRDDHAADSADKTAVTVQKQPLREYRFEEPPYPFEIPESVQVSGKYRKRHSPQPPVNMHRYTAASSYFPSWYGGSRHYD is encoded by the exons ATGATCTCCGCACTACCAACCCGG GCTTTCGGAATATTAGTTTTTGCGACATGGGCGCAGAGATCTGTTTGGTGTCAATACTACGGTGAGCAGATAGGGGATGGTCATGGTGGTCATAATGAAGAACATCATGAAGATCATCAC GTGAAGCCGCTTTACAAGTACGGATATTGGGTGCACGATCCAAAAACGAAAGATGTTAAGAGCCACTGGGAACACCGGGACGGAGACACGGTGCATGGTTCATACTCGTTTTTGCAACCGGACGGACACATGAGGGTGGTCGAATACACGGCTGACAAGCATAATGGATTCAACGCACACGTCAAGTACATGTACGAAGGACACGGAGGAGGCAACGATGGAGGGAGCGGTGACGGTGGCGGATTCGGGGGAAGTGGTGGTGGCGGATTCGGGGGGAGCGGCGGTGGTGGAGGATTCGGCGGCGGCTTCGACAACCATTTGGAGGACGCGTCGGGAAAACAGTCCGCACCGATCGGAGGTGGTGGTATCGGAGTGGGAGGCCGACCAAAGCAGCCGTTACACAAGTTCTACAAGAAACCACGAACGGAAAAACATGGCGGCCAACCGGGTCAGTATAAAAAACCGCATCAGTTCGACGGCCGTCCGAAACCAGTGGGTGGATACAAGAAACAGCGGCTGTCGCCATCCGCGGAACAGTCGGCTGAACACCACCTTGGTGGTAGACCCAATAGCCATTTCGATCAGCTGCCCAAGTTCGGCGCCCCTGGACATCATCAAACCAATTCATTAggtgtcggcggcggcggtagcCCCGAACGTTACCATGCAAATCAGCTGGGCGGCAGTGGTAGCCCCGAACGTTATCACGCAAATCAGCTGGGCGGTGGTGGTAGCCCCGAACGTTATCAGTCGAGCCATTTGGGCGGCGCCAGTCCGTTCGGGTATTTGGCCGAGGAACAGGGCACCGATCATCCGGTTGAACACTTATCCCGCAAGTACTCGTCGACGACGTCGGCGGACACGTCTGCCTACCTGACCGGCATCCAACAACTATCGTCCGAACACGACCCAGTGGTACACCGTCAGACGGACGTAGCTCCTGCAGCGTCGACGGAACGCCAGCACCACAGCGGTTCGTCCGAGGAACGTCAGCCACAAGTACCGGGCTCGGAACTGGAGCCACCTCAACCGGTGCAGGTGAATGGGCCTTCCGAAGAGCCGCGTGACGATGGAAGCGCGCCGCTGCAGTACGACGATGCCGACAACCGTTCGCAGGAACGGGACGATAGGGACGGCAGGGACGGCCAGGATGACAGAGACGACAGGGATTACCGGGACGACCACGCAGCTGACTCTGCTGACAAGACAGCGGTGACGGTACAAAAGCAACCGTTGCGGGAATACCGTTTCGAGGAGCCGCCATACCCGTTCGAAATTCCCGAAAGCGTGCAAGTCTCCGGCAAATACCGAAAGAGGCACTCGCCGCAGCCGCCGGTAAACATGCACAGATACACGGCCGCATCGTCGTACTTTCCCAGCTGGTACGGCGGTAGCAGACACTACGATTAG